From a single Micromonospora carbonacea genomic region:
- a CDS encoding RelA/SpoT family protein, with product MDVDAGHGAALGGALPTQPGDLPLARRLRSLLSWPTGETDPVTHLIRTHRGIHPSTEASVLRRAYTIAENMHRGQFRKSGEPYITHPLAVAQICAELGMDATTLVAALLHDTVEDTRYTLQALAEDFGGEVAHLVDGVTKFDKAFYGKAAEAETTRKMIVAAGKDVRVLIIKLADRLHNMRTLGVRSAASRERIARKTLEVLVPLCDRLGIQTLKRELDDVVLLHLEPEEHARIARFVHDRPGWSAYLDDVVAKAKVALRRSRVDAQVSPRPRHLYSIWKDTVAGGHGVPFDLPRIVIVVDGPTTDCYAALGAVHGLWRPVPGRFKDFIASPKNNLYRSLHTSVCGPKDRTVEVLIRTEEMHRAAEYGIAADFRFPRPAGAAGQAEQLDWLRRVLDWEQEAPDPAQFLESLRCDLAEAQIQVVVEGRQVVLPAGATPVDVAYELGPDRGDRCLAARINGRLAPLSSELEEGDVVEIFTESDAESGFEADVAPRGPRREWLGFVKSPHAQMQINRWFAEHTEPGISIADKVRLGRATIGLALRKHDRGLANDLPLLRLSEELGYPDLETLLVAVFDRALEPDAVVRQLIDLVDHRQ from the coding sequence GTGGACGTCGACGCCGGACACGGCGCCGCCCTGGGGGGCGCGCTCCCGACCCAGCCGGGCGACCTGCCCCTGGCCCGCCGGCTGCGGTCGCTGCTGAGCTGGCCCACCGGCGAGACGGACCCGGTCACCCACCTGATCCGCACGCACCGGGGCATCCATCCGAGCACCGAGGCGTCGGTGCTGCGCCGGGCGTACACGATCGCGGAGAACATGCACCGCGGCCAGTTCCGCAAGAGCGGCGAGCCGTACATCACCCACCCGCTCGCGGTCGCCCAGATCTGCGCCGAGCTGGGCATGGACGCCACCACGCTGGTGGCCGCGCTGCTGCACGACACGGTGGAGGACACCCGCTACACCCTCCAGGCCCTCGCGGAGGACTTCGGCGGCGAGGTGGCCCACCTGGTCGACGGGGTGACCAAGTTCGACAAGGCGTTCTACGGCAAGGCCGCCGAGGCGGAGACCACCCGCAAGATGATCGTCGCGGCCGGCAAGGACGTCCGGGTCCTGATCATCAAGCTGGCCGACCGGCTGCACAACATGCGCACCCTCGGGGTGCGCTCGGCCGCGTCGCGGGAGCGGATCGCCCGCAAGACGCTGGAGGTGCTGGTCCCGCTCTGCGACCGGCTCGGCATCCAGACCCTCAAACGCGAGCTTGACGACGTGGTGCTGCTGCACCTGGAGCCCGAGGAGCACGCCCGCATCGCGCGGTTCGTGCACGACCGGCCCGGCTGGTCGGCATACCTCGACGACGTGGTCGCCAAGGCGAAGGTGGCGCTGCGCCGCAGCCGCGTCGACGCCCAGGTCTCCCCCCGCCCCCGGCACCTCTACTCGATCTGGAAGGACACCGTCGCCGGCGGGCACGGCGTCCCGTTCGACCTGCCCCGGATCGTGATCGTCGTGGACGGGCCGACGACCGACTGTTACGCCGCCCTCGGCGCGGTGCACGGCCTCTGGCGGCCCGTGCCGGGCCGGTTCAAGGACTTCATCGCCTCCCCGAAGAACAACCTCTACCGGTCCCTGCACACGAGCGTCTGCGGGCCGAAGGACCGCACCGTCGAGGTGCTGATCCGCACCGAGGAGATGCACCGCGCCGCCGAGTACGGCATCGCCGCCGACTTCCGCTTCCCGCGCCCCGCCGGGGCCGCCGGGCAGGCCGAGCAGCTCGACTGGCTGCGCCGGGTGCTCGACTGGGAGCAGGAGGCCCCCGACCCGGCGCAGTTCCTGGAGTCGCTGCGCTGCGACCTGGCCGAGGCGCAGATCCAGGTCGTCGTCGAGGGGCGGCAGGTGGTGCTGCCGGCGGGGGCCACCCCGGTCGACGTAGCCTACGAGCTGGGCCCCGACCGGGGCGACCGCTGCCTGGCGGCCCGGATCAACGGCCGGCTCGCCCCGCTCTCCTCCGAGCTGGAGGAGGGCGACGTGGTGGAGATCTTCACCGAGTCCGATGCGGAGTCCGGCTTCGAGGCGGACGTCGCCCCGCGCGGCCCCCGCCGGGAGTGGCTCGGCTTCGTCAAGTCCCCGCACGCGCAGATGCAGATCAACCGCTGGTTCGCCGAGCACACCGAGCCGGGCATCTCGATCGCCGACAAGGTCCGCCTCGGCCGGGCCACGATCGGGCTGGCGCTGCGCAAGCACGACCGAGGGCTGGCCAACGACCTGCCGCTGCTGCGGCTGTCGGAGGAGCTGGGCTACCCCGACCTGGAGACCCTGCTGGTGGCGGTCTTCGACCGGGCCCTCGAACCGGACGCGGTGGTCCGGCAGCTCATCGACCTGGTCGACCACCGCCAGTGA
- a CDS encoding DEDD exonuclease domain-containing protein, with protein sequence MGGAEYVQQALAGLGQAAGGGVDPALPLYATTFVVVDLETTGGAPDGGGITEIGAVKVRGGEELGVLATLVNPGVPIPPFITVLTGITQAMLVPAPPIEQVLPSFLEFVADAVLVAHNAPYDVGFLKAACARHGYRWPNPRVLDTAALARRVLSRDEVPNRKLGTLSAYFRTATRPTHRALDDAKATVDVLHGLIARLGGHRVDTVGEAIEFARAVTPTQRRKRHLADGLPKAPGVYIFRAADDRPLYVGTSGDIATRVRSYFTAAEKRARMSEMLAAAERVEAVECAHSLEAEVRELRLIGAHAPPYNRRSKFPERMVWLKLTDGPYPRLSVVRSLADGDEAYLGPFGSRRAAELAAAGFHDALPLRQCTHRLSLRTVTPACALAELGRCPAPCEHRITPEEYAARAVDPFRAATATDPGSVVHALLARIGALAADQRYEEAAVVRARLAAVLRATVRMQRLTALAGIAELAAARPAARGGWELALVRHGRLAGAGVSPPGVHPRPTIELIRATAETVPPGPGPVPRASAEESERILSWLERPETRLVEMSSGWASPAAGAARFRDLLSKIENAASHQLSTERP encoded by the coding sequence GTGGGCGGTGCGGAGTACGTCCAGCAGGCGCTCGCCGGGCTGGGCCAGGCGGCGGGCGGCGGCGTGGATCCGGCGCTGCCGCTCTACGCGACGACGTTCGTGGTGGTCGACCTGGAGACCACCGGCGGCGCGCCGGACGGCGGCGGCATCACCGAGATCGGCGCGGTGAAGGTGCGCGGCGGCGAGGAGCTGGGCGTGCTGGCCACCCTGGTCAACCCGGGCGTGCCGATCCCGCCGTTCATCACCGTGCTGACCGGGATCACCCAGGCCATGCTGGTCCCCGCGCCGCCGATCGAGCAGGTGCTGCCGAGCTTCCTGGAGTTCGTCGCCGACGCGGTGCTGGTCGCCCACAACGCGCCGTACGACGTCGGTTTCCTCAAGGCCGCCTGCGCCCGGCACGGCTACCGCTGGCCCAACCCCCGGGTGCTGGACACGGCGGCGCTGGCCCGGCGGGTGCTCAGCCGCGACGAGGTGCCCAACCGCAAGCTGGGCACCCTGTCGGCCTACTTCCGCACGGCCACCCGGCCCACGCACCGGGCGCTCGACGACGCCAAGGCCACCGTCGACGTGCTGCACGGCCTCATCGCGCGCCTCGGCGGGCACCGGGTCGACACCGTCGGGGAGGCGATCGAGTTCGCCCGCGCGGTCACCCCGACGCAGCGGCGCAAGCGCCACCTCGCCGACGGGCTGCCGAAGGCACCCGGCGTCTACATCTTCCGGGCCGCCGACGACCGGCCGCTCTACGTCGGCACCTCCGGCGACATCGCCACCCGGGTGCGCAGCTACTTCACGGCCGCCGAGAAGCGGGCCCGGATGTCGGAGATGCTGGCCGCCGCCGAGCGGGTGGAGGCGGTCGAGTGCGCCCACTCGCTGGAGGCCGAGGTGCGCGAGCTGCGGCTGATCGGCGCGCACGCGCCGCCGTACAACCGGCGGTCGAAGTTCCCCGAGCGGATGGTCTGGCTCAAGCTCACCGACGGGCCCTACCCCCGGCTGTCGGTGGTGCGGTCGCTGGCCGACGGCGACGAGGCCTACCTCGGCCCGTTCGGCTCCCGACGGGCGGCGGAGCTGGCCGCCGCCGGCTTCCACGACGCGCTCCCGCTGCGCCAGTGCACCCACCGGTTGTCGCTGCGCACGGTCACCCCGGCGTGCGCGCTGGCCGAGCTGGGCCGCTGCCCGGCGCCCTGCGAGCACCGGATCACCCCGGAGGAGTACGCGGCCCGCGCCGTCGACCCGTTCCGCGCGGCCACCGCCACCGACCCGGGGTCCGTGGTGCACGCCCTGCTGGCCCGGATCGGGGCGCTGGCGGCCGACCAGCGGTACGAGGAGGCGGCGGTAGTGCGGGCCCGGCTCGCGGCGGTGCTGCGGGCCACCGTCCGGATGCAACGGTTGACCGCGCTGGCCGGGATCGCCGAGCTGGCCGCCGCCCGGCCGGCCGCCCGGGGCGGCTGGGAGCTGGCCCTCGTCCGGCACGGCCGGCTGGCCGGGGCCGGGGTCTCGCCGCCGGGCGTCCACCCGCGACCGACGATCGAGCTGATCCGGGCGACCGCCGAGACGGTGCCGCCCGGCCCCGGCCCGGTGCCCCGGGCCTCCGCCGAGGAGTCCGAGCGCATCCTGTCCTGGTTGGAGCGACCCGAGACCCGGTTGGTGGAGATGTCCTCCGGCTGGGCGTCCCCGGCCGCCGGAGCGGCCCGCTTCCGTGACCTGCTCAGTAAGATCGAGAACGCCGCATCCCACCAACTCTCGACCGAACGCCCATGA
- a CDS encoding NYN domain-containing protein, producing the protein MPLTEPHDDSLPQEESVDAARHPGEEAPAARGSAAPEPTTAAGFGPVAEPTTADPVAEPEPGAESEPGAESEPEPDSESEPEPEPEPMLPEPVRQRIVALTAAVLPVLPGDEVPVPLRRVAKFAPNRRARLGAPMIAAQLTADPLFRQRITARVLADSGDLGAAVVAGTAPAAADPVEVAALAYLARPRGWRALIDVSGAAVRAEADRAVVDELVREAEQRATRAEHDRAVARVEADKLRDELARVRDELGQLREENRQLARTLREAQARERRAAELLATERGRATRAATEADAELRRARARLAEAEAAAGVARASAKEARSVDDAKLWLLLETIGQAAVGLRRELALDPVDRFPADFVADAFADQPNAAPAGAATRARDTDDPARLDQLLALPKAHLVVDGYNVTKRGFGEMSLEQQRKRLITGLGGIAAQTGDEVTVVFDGAERMHGLPPTPRGVRVLFSRKGETADELIRRLVRAEPAGRPVVVVSSDREVADGVRRHGAYPLGADSLLRRLARS; encoded by the coding sequence ATGCCCCTCACCGAGCCGCACGACGACAGCCTCCCGCAGGAGGAGTCGGTCGACGCTGCGCGCCACCCCGGTGAGGAGGCCCCGGCCGCGCGGGGGAGCGCTGCGCCCGAGCCGACGACGGCGGCCGGGTTCGGGCCGGTGGCCGAGCCGACGACGGCGGACCCGGTGGCCGAGCCGGAGCCCGGGGCAGAGTCCGAGCCCGGGGCAGAGTCCGAGCCCGAGCCAGATTCGGAGTCCGAACCGGAGCCCGAGCCGGAGCCGATGCTGCCGGAGCCCGTGCGGCAGCGGATCGTCGCGCTCACCGCCGCCGTCCTGCCGGTCCTGCCCGGCGACGAGGTGCCCGTGCCGCTGCGCCGGGTGGCCAAGTTCGCGCCCAACCGGCGGGCGCGGCTGGGCGCGCCGATGATCGCCGCCCAGCTCACCGCCGACCCGCTGTTCCGGCAACGGATCACCGCCCGGGTGCTCGCCGACTCCGGCGACCTCGGGGCCGCCGTGGTCGCCGGCACCGCCCCGGCCGCGGCCGACCCGGTCGAGGTCGCCGCCCTGGCCTACCTCGCCCGGCCCCGGGGCTGGCGGGCGTTGATCGACGTCAGCGGCGCGGCGGTGCGCGCCGAGGCGGACCGGGCCGTCGTCGACGAGCTGGTCCGCGAGGCCGAGCAGCGCGCCACCCGGGCCGAGCACGACCGGGCCGTGGCCCGGGTCGAGGCCGACAAGCTCCGCGACGAGCTGGCCCGGGTCCGCGACGAGCTCGGCCAGCTCCGCGAGGAGAACCGGCAGCTCGCCCGCACGCTGCGCGAGGCGCAGGCCCGGGAGCGCCGGGCTGCCGAGCTGCTGGCCACCGAGCGGGGCCGGGCCACCCGCGCCGCGACCGAGGCGGACGCCGAGCTGCGCCGCGCCCGGGCCCGGCTGGCCGAGGCCGAGGCGGCGGCCGGGGTGGCCCGCGCCAGCGCCAAGGAGGCCCGCTCCGTCGACGACGCGAAGCTCTGGCTGCTGCTGGAGACGATCGGGCAGGCCGCCGTCGGGCTGCGCCGCGAGCTGGCGCTCGACCCGGTCGACCGGTTCCCCGCCGACTTCGTGGCCGACGCCTTCGCCGACCAGCCGAACGCCGCCCCGGCCGGCGCGGCCACCCGCGCCCGGGACACCGACGACCCCGCCCGGCTCGACCAGCTGCTCGCGCTGCCGAAGGCGCACCTGGTGGTGGACGGCTACAACGTGACGAAGCGGGGCTTCGGCGAGATGTCGCTGGAGCAGCAACGCAAGCGGCTGATCACCGGGCTGGGCGGGATCGCGGCGCAGACCGGGGACGAGGTCACGGTGGTCTTCGACGGCGCCGAGCGGATGCACGGCCTGCCGCCGACGCCGCGCGGCGTCCGGGTGCTCTTCTCCCGCAAGGGGGAGACCGCCGACGAGCTGATCCGCCGGCTGGTCCGCGCCGAACCGGCCGGCCGCCCGGTCGTCGTGGTCTCCTCCGACCGCGAGGTCGCCGACGGGGTACGCCGGCACGGCGCCTACCCGCTCGGGGCCGACTCGCTGCTGCGTCGCCTCGCCCGGTCCTGA
- a CDS encoding M48 family metallopeptidase: MTPRGWAVLTLAGLTVALLVAVALLVPWHRPPAPRADQLAALRDLPAEQVARARAFRGALRPGGWAALAVGLLVALAVGLTPLGGRLVELVARPFGGHWVAQAVLGGLAVLLVADLLTLPFAAWRQTVLTRYGLSTQGWGGWTADLLKSYAVSAVIGALALLGFYTVVRLAPRWWWAFGAAGAAGLVVLLSFVLPVLVEPVFNRFTPMEQGPLRTELTALAARDGVPVRDVLVADASRRTRAVNAYVSGLGPTRRVVVYDTLLREATPAEVTSVVAHELGHAKDRDVWTGTLTGALGAALGVVVLYLLGSAGPLLRLAGVDSIAEPRAFPLLLALVTVAGLVTAPAQALVSRRVEARADAHALALTGDPATFEAMQRRLAGVNLADPDPPRWEYLYSASHPSTVERMAAARAYARETGR, encoded by the coding sequence GTGACGCCGCGCGGCTGGGCGGTGCTCACCCTCGCCGGGCTCACCGTCGCGCTCCTCGTCGCCGTCGCCCTGCTCGTGCCCTGGCACCGGCCGCCCGCCCCGCGCGCCGACCAGCTCGCCGCCCTACGGGACCTCCCGGCCGAACAGGTCGCCCGGGCCCGCGCCTTCCGTGGCGCGCTGCGCCCCGGCGGCTGGGCCGCCCTCGCCGTGGGCCTGCTGGTGGCCCTGGCGGTCGGCCTGACCCCGCTGGGCGGTCGCCTGGTGGAGCTGGTGGCCCGCCCGTTCGGCGGCCACTGGGTCGCCCAGGCCGTGCTCGGCGGGCTCGCCGTGCTGCTCGTCGCCGACCTGCTCACCCTGCCGTTCGCCGCCTGGCGGCAGACGGTCCTCACCCGCTACGGGCTGAGCACCCAGGGCTGGGGCGGCTGGACGGCCGACCTGCTCAAGTCGTACGCCGTCAGCGCAGTGATCGGCGCGCTCGCCCTGCTCGGCTTCTACACCGTCGTCCGGCTCGCCCCGCGCTGGTGGTGGGCCTTCGGCGCGGCCGGCGCCGCCGGGCTGGTGGTGCTGCTGTCGTTCGTGCTGCCGGTGCTGGTGGAGCCGGTGTTCAACCGGTTCACCCCGATGGAGCAGGGCCCGCTGCGCACCGAGCTGACGGCCCTGGCGGCCCGCGACGGGGTGCCGGTGCGCGACGTGCTCGTCGCCGACGCGTCCCGACGCACCCGCGCCGTCAACGCGTACGTCTCCGGGCTCGGGCCGACCCGCCGGGTCGTCGTCTACGACACGCTGCTGCGCGAGGCGACCCCGGCCGAGGTGACCAGCGTCGTCGCGCACGAGCTGGGGCACGCTAAGGACCGCGACGTCTGGACCGGCACGCTCACCGGGGCGCTGGGCGCCGCGCTGGGCGTGGTCGTGCTCTACCTGCTCGGCTCCGCCGGCCCGCTGCTGCGCCTGGCCGGCGTCGACTCGATCGCCGAGCCGCGCGCGTTCCCGCTGCTGCTGGCGCTGGTCACGGTGGCGGGCCTGGTGACCGCCCCGGCCCAGGCGCTGGTGTCCCGCCGGGTCGAGGCGCGGGCCGACGCGCACGCCCTGGCCCTCACCGGCGACCCGGCCACCTTCGAGGCGATGCAGCGCCGCCTGGCCGGGGTGAACCTGGCCGACCCCGACCCGCCCCGCTGGGAATACCTCTACTCGGCGTCGCACCCGTCCACGGTCGAGCGGATGGCCGCCGCCCGCGCCTACGCCAGGGAGACCGGCAGATGA
- a CDS encoding glycosyltransferase family 4 protein, with protein sequence MSRTLLITNDFPPRPGGIQSFVHNLAVRQPTGSVVVYASSWRGAEKFDADQPFEVVRERTKVLLPTPLIARRAARLARRHDCDTVWFGAAAPLGLLAAGLRRRAGVRRVVALTHGHEVGWAALPVARAALRRIGRGADVVTYLGEYTRVRLERALHGLTELHRLAPGVDVDTYHPEVDGGPVRARLGLADRPVVVCVSRLVPRKGQDMLIRALPEIRRRVPDAALLVVGGGPYRGDLEKLARQAGVERDVVFTGSVPTAELPAHYAAGDVYAMPCRTRNRGLDVEGLGIVYLEASATGLPVVAGDSGGAPDAVREGETGYVVPGRDVAQLADRVATLLADRDLARQLGAAGRAWVEREWRWETQAARLAALLAG encoded by the coding sequence ATGAGCCGCACGCTGCTGATCACCAACGACTTCCCGCCCCGCCCGGGCGGCATCCAGTCCTTCGTGCACAACCTCGCCGTGCGCCAGCCCACCGGCTCCGTGGTGGTCTACGCCTCCAGCTGGCGGGGGGCCGAGAAGTTCGACGCGGACCAGCCGTTCGAGGTGGTCCGGGAACGCACCAAGGTGCTGCTGCCCACCCCGCTGATCGCCCGCCGGGCCGCCCGGCTGGCCCGCCGGCACGACTGCGACACCGTCTGGTTCGGGGCGGCGGCCCCGCTCGGGCTGCTCGCCGCCGGGCTGCGCCGCCGCGCCGGGGTCCGCCGGGTGGTCGCCCTGACCCACGGGCACGAGGTGGGGTGGGCGGCGCTGCCCGTGGCCCGCGCGGCGCTGCGCCGGATCGGCCGCGGCGCGGACGTGGTCACCTACCTGGGCGAATACACCCGGGTCCGGCTGGAGCGGGCGCTGCACGGGCTGACCGAGCTGCACCGGCTGGCCCCCGGGGTCGACGTCGACACGTACCATCCGGAGGTCGACGGCGGGCCGGTGCGGGCCCGGCTCGGCCTCGCGGACCGGCCGGTCGTGGTCTGCGTCTCCCGCCTGGTGCCGCGCAAGGGCCAGGACATGCTGATCCGGGCCCTGCCGGAGATCCGCCGCCGGGTGCCCGACGCGGCGCTGCTGGTCGTCGGCGGCGGCCCCTACCGGGGCGACCTGGAGAAGCTGGCCCGGCAGGCCGGCGTCGAGCGGGACGTCGTCTTCACCGGCTCGGTGCCCACGGCGGAGCTGCCGGCCCACTACGCCGCCGGCGACGTCTACGCGATGCCCTGCCGCACCCGCAACCGGGGCCTCGACGTCGAGGGCCTCGGCATCGTCTACCTGGAGGCGTCGGCGACCGGGCTGCCGGTGGTGGCCGGCGACTCCGGCGGCGCGCCGGACGCCGTCCGCGAGGGCGAGACGGGATACGTGGTCCCCGGCCGCGACGTCGCCCAGCTCGCCGACCGGGTGGCCACCCTGCTCGCCGACCGGGACCTGGCCCGGCAGCTCGGCGCGGCGGGCCGGGCGTGGGTGGAGCGGGAGTGGCGCTGGGAGACCCAGGCCGCCCGGCTGGCCGCCCTCCTCGCCGGCTGA
- a CDS encoding putative bifunctional diguanylate cyclase/phosphodiesterase, protein MTQAQLEALLHRLTGRLAEALVSEPFDVRVGHQVGAELVAAHIASAEGLGRTIEVIQLRLLRDLGLVTEDAEDRMARLLATVATGYARALRDRTLDEQESIRRAAMVARAEAERALRDSEARFRHQATHDPLTDLPNRTLFTERLAAAIDSPGRGADRVGVCFLDLDRFKVVNDSLGHQVGDMLLVSVADRLRRALGEHLVARLGGDEFVILVERTAGTDDVVKVAETALAAVSEPALVDGHELTVSASIGIVERPVAGTTPVDLMRAADATLHWAKADGGARWSLFDVERSRRELARYALSAAIPAALDRGEFHLDYQPLTSLRDGRVLGVEALVRWRHPELGKLYPGTFIELAEETGLIVPLGSWVLAEACREAATWSSFGAAAPFVSVNLAVRQVHRPGLVREVREVLDRTGLPPERLQLEVTESTMMSAVEEPVRALRVLADMGVRIAIDDFGTGYCNLTYLRDLPVTELKVAGEFVAGLRAPADDPASRTDERILASLVSLARALNLTVTAEGVETEGQADRLRAIGCDAAQGWHFGKPEPAARLLERLSAAG, encoded by the coding sequence ATGACGCAGGCCCAGCTGGAGGCGCTGCTGCACCGGCTCACCGGGCGGCTGGCCGAGGCGCTGGTGTCCGAGCCGTTCGACGTGCGGGTCGGCCACCAGGTCGGCGCCGAGCTGGTGGCGGCGCACATCGCCTCCGCCGAGGGCCTGGGCCGGACCATCGAGGTCATCCAGCTCCGGCTGCTGCGCGACCTGGGGCTGGTCACCGAGGACGCCGAGGACCGGATGGCCCGGCTGCTGGCCACCGTGGCGACCGGCTACGCCCGCGCGCTGCGGGACCGGACGCTCGACGAGCAGGAGTCGATCCGCCGGGCCGCGATGGTGGCCCGCGCGGAGGCCGAGCGGGCCCTGCGCGACAGCGAGGCCCGGTTCCGCCACCAGGCCACCCACGACCCGCTGACCGACCTGCCCAACCGCACGCTGTTCACCGAGCGGCTGGCCGCCGCGATCGACTCCCCCGGCCGGGGCGCGGACCGGGTCGGGGTGTGCTTCCTCGACCTGGACCGCTTCAAGGTGGTCAACGACTCCCTCGGCCACCAGGTCGGCGACATGCTGCTGGTGTCGGTGGCCGACCGGCTGCGCCGCGCGCTCGGCGAGCACCTGGTCGCCCGCCTCGGCGGCGACGAGTTCGTCATCCTGGTCGAACGCACGGCGGGCACCGACGACGTGGTGAAGGTGGCCGAGACGGCGCTCGCGGCGGTCAGCGAGCCGGCCCTGGTCGACGGGCACGAGCTGACGGTGTCGGCGAGCATCGGCATCGTCGAGCGCCCCGTGGCCGGCACCACCCCGGTCGACCTGATGCGGGCCGCCGACGCCACGCTGCACTGGGCCAAGGCGGACGGCGGCGCGCGCTGGTCGCTGTTCGACGTCGAGCGCAGCCGCCGCGAGCTGGCCCGGTACGCCCTGTCCGCGGCGATACCGGCGGCCCTCGACCGGGGCGAGTTCCACCTCGACTACCAGCCGCTGACGTCCCTGCGCGACGGCCGGGTGCTCGGCGTGGAGGCGCTGGTCCGCTGGCGGCACCCCGAGCTGGGCAAGCTCTACCCGGGCACGTTCATCGAGCTGGCCGAGGAGACCGGGTTGATCGTGCCGCTGGGCAGCTGGGTGCTCGCCGAGGCGTGCCGGGAGGCGGCGACCTGGTCGTCGTTCGGCGCCGCCGCGCCGTTCGTCAGCGTCAACCTGGCGGTCCGCCAGGTGCACCGTCCCGGGCTGGTGCGGGAGGTGCGCGAGGTGCTCGACCGCACCGGCCTGCCGCCCGAGCGGCTCCAGCTGGAGGTCACCGAGAGCACCATGATGAGCGCGGTGGAGGAGCCGGTGCGCGCCCTGCGGGTGCTGGCCGACATGGGCGTGCGGATCGCCATCGACGACTTCGGCACCGGCTACTGCAACCTGACGTACCTGCGGGACCTGCCGGTGACCGAGCTGAAGGTCGCCGGGGAGTTCGTGGCGGGGCTGCGCGCCCCGGCGGACGACCCGGCGAGCCGCACCGACGAGCGGATCCTCGCCTCCCTGGTCTCGCTGGCGCGCGCGCTGAACCTGACCGTGACGGCCGAGGGGGTCGAGACCGAGGGGCAGGCCGACCGGCTGCGGGCCATCGGCTGCGACGCCGCCCAGGGCTGGCACTTCGGCAAGCCGGAGCCCGCCGCGCGGCTGCTGGAGCGCCTGTCCGCCGCCGGCTGA